tctttctctttcttgtcACCGCCGCCAGCCTCTTTCTTCGGCGGCACAACATCCACTGTCCGCTTTAATTTGTCTTTCAAGTAGGGTGTGAGGTCCTTCGCGTCCATTGTCCCCTTCACCGTGACCAAGTCCTTTTCGTTATCAACAACTACTGCTTCTACCCCTGTAAAACAACCaaccaaattattattattattattattgttgtggACCCGAAAAAGAATATTTCAAACTAAAATTACCGAGTCTTTAATCGGTAATTATCTTGAAATTAATAAATATTGTACAACAATCATTTTAACTTTCGTGGGACTTACCATCAATCTTCTTGATGATTCGCTTTATCTTATGCGCGCATCCGTCGCAATGCAGCCGAATCTTCAACACCACTGTACTCACTTGAGGCTGATCAACCACAAGAGGGGgcccaaaaaatatatatatataagattgcTGGTATGAAAATCATCTACTTGTAAATTTAAGCTCAACTTAAGTCACGTTAATTGGAAaatggaaagaagaaaaagaaaaagaaaataaaggtcGCTGATGTAACTACAATAAGGTGGAAATTAGGTATTAGTAGTTCTTGCACTAGTAATTTAGTGGGAATTATACCTCTTTGGGCTTCTTGGGCTCGTCCTTCTTTTTGTCATCTGACTTTTTATCGGCTTTGTCGTCAGCCTTCTTGTCTCCTCCGCCACCACTGTCCTTCTTGGAAGGAGGGGAGAGCAGCTCCACCTTCTTCTTGGTCCTTTGCTCGACTTTCTCTCGAAGCCAACCGGGGTCCACATTCCCCGTCACCGTCAACTTGTTGCTGGCGCAGTCCGCCTTGACATCTTCCACACCTTCAATATAAACGTTGGTTAGTTCACCGGCTTGTGAGTCTTAGCTTACGTTATATGCCATTTGCCGTTTCTTCCCTCCGGTCAAAAATATCCCAACTCCATAATACCCTCTTTTGAGGAAAGGACAAGgagaacacattcattaaaggccccaaaaaaaggcaaaagaaaaTTGACCAATAACTAAATTCATGAAACGTAACGGTAAAATTTATTGGAAACATTTGAACGTTAAACGCGGATCCAATCTGATCAGTCTGGTTCCTTTGAAGCTCCGAAAAATCTCCAACCAACAAATGATCAAGTTAGTTGTACATGACGTTTCAGAGCAGGTATAGTCGTACGttacatgatttttttttttttttttaaaaagaatccAGAATTAATCCTAATCCACAATTCCATCcttcataaataaataaatacttgTTGGAAACATCAACTTCGATAATGGTGGAAGTAAAATATTATTGTTAAAATAACAAGTACCAGTTGATTATTATTTTCCAGAAGcgtgaattattttatttgtatGGATTATTCTACAGAAGTGTTCTATGAACATGGGAGACGAAGATGCCGAAAGCTTTTAAAAAATTGCCGTCCAGGCCATGTAAGGCAATACATCATATACCCAaaaaatggaaatgaagggAGAAAACTTTTGCTTTAACAAgacaaagagaaaaaggaaaaaatgtgtTCATACCATCGAAATGCTTAATGGAACGTTTGACTTTCTTGGCACAGCCTTCACAATGCAAGTCCAACTTCAAGACGATGGGGGATTGGGCGTCGTCTTTCTTGCCACCACCGTCGGCAGTCTTCTTCTCTCCTTGATTTTTGGCTTCAGTgaccttcttctctccttcattctttttctcatcTTTCTGGAACAAAAAACGTACAGAATCAATTAAAAGCGTGAGCACAGGCACGTAACTACGATGAGAATAATATATGATCAACGCGGAAAATCGGAGAAAAAAGTCGATCGTTGCCTTGGAAGAATAACAAATAGACTTGCGAAGAGAACAGGTGAATGGAATGATGGGTTAATAGTTACCTCACCCATTTGATGATTTTGATACTTGGGATTGTATGATGGTGGGATTCTTTGGGTAGGAATTGTGTGGGATGGTTTGAAGAGAGGAAAATGGAGGCAAAGGTTGGGATATATAGAGAGAGATGAGATTTAGGAAGATGGTGTTCGTTGCGTTCTTGATGAGGTCATCTACCTTTGTACTGTCCCGTGGGGGTATTAGCCAGTAGAGTACTGTTCTAAATACTACTAATACTCAAAGTCTTGAAAAACATAAATTTATTATTACTGGtccaataacaaaaaaaaaaaacaaagaaagtatAAATACCTGCGCCAGAGAGAGGTGGGTATATATATAACTACGACTGGAGCAGATGCCCGCCCTTGTACAATCATGATGTATGTACATATagttatatgtatatatatatatatatgtgtgtatgtatattagtatatatGTATGTGGAGTGATGGATGgtaagaagatgatgatgatgatgccgCCGGATTGGACTCACTGGTTACCGCAACCCTGCCCGCCTATGCGAGGGTGTTTGTTTTCGCTTTCGCGACCAACCAACCAGCTGAACTTGACAATTGCCTCACCCTTGACCGCATCAAATTACCGCATTGCCCTTTGCCTACTCCTCTTGTTTCAAGAGCTTCTGTAATCATCATCGGTTTCAATTGTATAGCATAGTGTGAATAGTAACGCAACAGGTCATCTAGGCACTAATATCAAttaatgagtttgtttggatgggaggttatttgaaataattactatgcaactttttgtgatatgatgtatgtgagataaaaagatgattagaaATTGTGTTTATCATGTAAGTAGaaaaaatattgaatttttttttttgcaaatcttCGTATCCAACAAATTCAATGGTTTCAATTGTACAGTGTAGCGTAAATAATACTAATACAACAGATCATATAGACATTACAGATAAAGTAATAACAACAAATTTTTGACACTCCTTATCATTGATCGATGAGAGTCTCGGATGTGGAGATTGATTGCTCAACGTTTGTGCAATTATTAATGATGGCTTGTGAGGTTTATGTTACATTACTACGCGGTTGCATTAATTTAAGGAGTGGCGTCTTACGTTGCGGAATAAGGCACATACATAATTGGAAGCTGGATTTTTTGGGTTTCAATTCATGTATAATATGCGTCCGTTCTGGTCACTTGCATCGCAGTCTTGTAAGTTAAACACCAAATTAGCTAGCGTCTGCAATTCCCACTATATGTCAATAATGGAGGACGTCCACGGTTAAAAAATTAACACATATTTTCCATCACAAACAGAAAAAAAGTTTGCAAAAGAAATATTATAGGAGGTAGGTAgtagaaattgtttgcaatatTGAAGGGTTGATTCCACTGCATGAGAGAgcaaggctttttttttttttttttttttggatcaatCAAAGGAAGagttaggttgtgtttggattgcattttttgtcatttttcatggaaaaattactgtaacgatttgatatatgtgaaggaaaaagatgataggaaaatgtgatcacggaaaacgataatatttttcgacgaaaacaagcaatccaagcatgGCCTTAGTCTATTTCCTGTCACCGTAAATTGGGTTAGCAGAGGTTATTTTTCTTCCTAACAAGTTTAGCAGATGTTCTAACTTCTAACAACACGATGTGCTAATATTATGGTCCTACTTTTCTTTAGTGGGATACAAGCAAGAAAGCAGATAAGGTGGAATATgcgtttgattttttttttttttttgtaatgatCCCCTGACAACTGACAAGAAGCCATTGTATTGTATGGCGTGAAAATAGTTGCTGGTAGCCTCAAAAAGTCTTAATTCGTACGATGATCTATTCCACCAAATTGGTCTATGATACTTTAAGCCATGGTTGATTTTTCCGCCGTGGAAGAATTGGGAAAAGAGAGACCTGCAGTGTGCTACACAGTTTTCTTATACAATAAGGAATTCATGTACTTGCGCTGTGCACGAAGTCAAAAGTGTACTGCCACAGTTGTTTGTTGTACTCTGCCTTCATAGAGTAAATCCGTTTGGTGCTCCCCCTGAAATTCACCAAATCTTGAATCAGAAAGTTAGCCCGGACAaccgccccaaaaaaaaaaagaaagtagaaaGAAAAAAGTCTTAAGCACTTATAGGTTtcgccaaaatttttttaaaaaaaaggaacagaGAGATAGTAGTAGTGTTTGTAGAGTTGGAATGCTCCCAAAGAAGCAACAATAATTGAAGCGACGGATGCCGCCGTGAAAAGTTCAATTCAGCGGACGGATCGGAGGAACGACTGCAGTCCCCTCTCGATTTTAAGTGGTGAAAAATGCACATTACATGCACTAACAAACGGAGCAGtaatttattcttgttttacGTAACTGTAGGTAGATCCTTGATCCACCCTACACTACAGGATAATTTGTTTACGGGGATATCTGGCTTATCGAACAACACTTGGGGAACCAAAAATGCCACATTTCTTTCTGTGgcttatttcaaaaaaaattcaggCGAGTGTACTGTACACCCGTATGATTCGATGGTGATTCAGTTCCTTCCGATTTATCCCTGGACCTCTTTAGGCCTGCCCTTTTCCCCTTAGTGTATGATAGATTAGATTTATCGTTtccgataaaaaaaaaaaaagaaaaagaacaacacTTGGGAAAATTCTGATTACAGGTCAACAAGACTCAACGGACTGTTTGCATGATTGTActtctttctttcattcaaTATTAAAAAATGTTATTCGCCCTCCTTATTTTTTGTTAATCAAACAATTTCTATTTATTAAATTACATGATAAAAAAGATTgtgaaaatacaaataaaaaaaaatcgagCGGAAACAAAACATTTTCTTATATATTTGACTGTTTGCATAATTATAAAGAGAATAGACTTCTTTGTGAAATGACATCAACAGAAACGGCAGCCTGTGGATTAAATTATGCCGCCGGACTACTCTAGAATTCAAACTTGGCCCCAGATGAGCACGCAGCTGCATTCCCCTTCCGTCAACCATCATCAGCACCCTTGCCTTCGGATCGGGTGTTTACCCCTCCAAGATTTTAGCACTTTTCGTAATGTAAACTGAACTAAGCGTTAAGTGCATAATTTGTCTCTCGTCTTTAAGTTTAATCAATTGCAGCCGCCTGGCGCCGGACAAATTAGCGCTAATCACGTATAGCTGGGCATAATTACATTTTCAGTTGATTATTTGCACCTGGTGAGCTGCCTGTCAAAATCTccgtcaatttttttttttttttcttttgccgcaAATGAATTAGTACGCATCAGCATCACCATTATTAACTATCCAAagtaaattccaaaaaaaaaaaattaataagatGGAAATTTTCGGCAGGTCATGGTCGGGAGACCAGACACATCACCGGCCAAGTTACATGTGCATGTCATGTTTGATAGTACATAGTTGTGGCGGTGAATATAATGGTACCCctcaaaaaagaagaagaaggaaaaaaagtcTTTAGTTTCTCACACTGTGAGATGATCGCGAAACGCGAGCGATACTTGGATATTAGCTCACTGATTACACAACCGGTGGTGGTACGAGGCCAAGCGAGCGAGGATCCACTTTGGTCAGAATATGAATCATGAAAAGTCCATTATCATTAGTGAGTGACAAGAACTGATTAAGCATACATGCACTCAATGGCGAGAGATCATGACTTGggaaaaaagcaaagaaaattaTGGCAGCGGCCTAATTACGTGGTAAGTTTAGTTGGTAATAACCGGAAGAAAGAAGCAGTAGGTGTGGGACATGATATGCCATGGGGATCTCTAGTTTGGTCCGTCCGGGAGTTATAGCATATTGGTGGTACATGGTTTGATTATTGGGCGTAATTAGTTACTGCCCGCCTGTGCACTCCAGAGGCAAAGAGTAAAGACTAGAGAGGAGGACCCACCCCCACTAAGTGCAATTAATTAGGAACTTTTCCTCTGGCGTCTTAAATTTTCTAAGTGCAATTAATTAGCAAGACGAAAGAACTTTTCCTTTGGCGTCTTAGATTTTTCTAATTGAGTAGAAGCGTCGACGACGACGGCGATCCCGTCAAGAACCTTCctttattaaataaataataataataataatttgagaTGAGATCAGCGGTGATGGTGAGGCCCCTGTCCGAGCTTGAAACAGCTCTTTCCGATTTCActaccacacacacacacacacacacacacacactgtCGTCGCATTGCATTATACTGATTGTTTTCGTCTTAAAAATTGGGAAATCAAAGCAGTAAACTAAAGAGGTGCGGTGCAGGATGATGTGGATGTTGTTCGTGCAATGGCCGGGCCGGCCTTCTTCAGTGAGTGAGAAGTAGGGCTAACTTCCACCCTACTAAATTTAATTCAATTTAATTTAACGTGTCTAAAACGGAGTTCCTGAGGTGTCTCCTCTGCTGTTGTGACTCCGAGCAATCCGTGCGCATGAAAATGAAATCAGCCAAAATTTCCGCTCCTAAATCAACAGAAGACTACCACTACTATTTAGCATTTGTTTGATCCATATGTTACTTATCTCAACTGTCGACTGGTATCCCGATACTAACTATCCACCCACCTTGATTTGATATTTGCTTTCCCCTTTTTGCGGTCATGAGCCCCTCTCCCTGTGTAAGTGCACCgggtgcatcattgtgaaaaagaaaagtagaaaTACACTGGGTCTGAACCTTCATCATAGTGACAAGATACTTTAAAACTCCGGCTCCGTTGAATTAGTAGCTTTCTGAGatctttttaaaatattttactgcAGTCacgtatataaaaaaattttcttacatatatttttaaagagatttttataatatatcttgtaatactttttaaaatattttttaaaaattaatattaccATTCATAACCACCCCTACCGCAAACTATTcccctcttcctcctcccccTTGATCTAGTCGCGGTTAAATCGCGACCAAAAAGTATCAAACCTTCTGGTCGCGCGATCTAGCCATGACTAGATCATAGCCTCTAGTCGCGACTAAATCGAGAGAGGGAGGTGAGGACCagagggtggcgggggaggaGAGTGGAGGAAGTATAGAGAAGGGGAAAAAGGGAGGAGGAAGGGGGTGGTGACGGTGGTGGGTGATGGCGGTAAC
The Coffea arabica cultivar ET-39 chromosome 6c, Coffea Arabica ET-39 HiFi, whole genome shotgun sequence genome window above contains:
- the LOC113696079 gene encoding heavy metal-associated isoprenylated plant protein 3 is translated as MGEKDEKKNEGEKKVTEAKNQGEKKTADGGGKKDDAQSPIVLKLDLHCEGCAKKVKRSIKHFDGVEDVKADCASNKLTVTGNVDPGWLREKVEQRTKKKVELLSPPSKKDSGGGGDKKADDKADKKSDDKKKDEPKKPKEPQVSTVVLKIRLHCDGCAHKIKRIIKKIDGVEAVVVDNEKDLVTVKGTMDAKDLTPYLKDKLKRTVDVVPPKKEAGGGDKKEKEAGGGDKKEKEKQKESSGEKGAAESKGGGGGDKGKSIEEPKVGVHKLEYHGASTSTPHTYYYYGMPVYNQSYANQDYGVSVPTMYGQGGYGTTGYVVDYRPHEPPPPPPVYLPAHDQMFSDENPNACSVM